Proteins co-encoded in one Trueperella abortisuis genomic window:
- a CDS encoding ABC transporter ATP-binding protein encodes MGGIDIEHLTRDYGSGRGVFDITFSVAPGEVFGFLGPNGAGKTTTIRHLLGFLRARAGSVAIDGKNPWANASVLDDVGYVPGELALLDMKAGAYLHFLERYRSRTAERKDELVALFELPLDLPIRKMSKGMKQKVGIVAAFMFSPRILILDEPTSGLDPLMQNRFVDLVEEEKRRGCAILLSSHIFDEVQRTADRIGIIRAGHMVAVDTAAALRERHMRHYTVTLASPEEAAAFSRDFGGSSEGCTATVSASQNLERIFLDYYKEQR; translated from the coding sequence ATGGGCGGCATCGACATTGAACACCTGACCCGCGACTATGGTTCGGGGCGCGGCGTGTTCGACATTACGTTTTCGGTGGCTCCCGGGGAGGTTTTCGGGTTCCTCGGCCCCAACGGTGCGGGCAAGACCACCACCATCCGGCATCTGCTCGGCTTTCTTCGCGCTCGCGCCGGATCCGTGGCCATCGACGGCAAGAACCCGTGGGCAAATGCGAGCGTGTTGGACGACGTCGGCTACGTCCCGGGCGAACTCGCGCTTCTCGACATGAAAGCTGGGGCCTACCTGCATTTCCTTGAGCGATACCGGTCCCGAACGGCTGAGCGTAAAGATGAACTCGTGGCGTTGTTCGAGCTTCCCCTCGACCTGCCGATTCGGAAAATGTCCAAGGGAATGAAGCAGAAGGTGGGGATCGTTGCGGCTTTCATGTTCTCCCCGCGGATCCTCATCCTCGACGAGCCCACTTCCGGCCTCGATCCGCTCATGCAAAACCGTTTCGTCGACCTCGTCGAGGAAGAAAAGCGGCGCGGATGCGCCATCCTCCTCTCCAGCCACATCTTTGACGAGGTGCAGCGCACGGCCGACCGGATCGGCATCATCCGCGCCGGGCACATGGTCGCCGTCGACACCGCGGCCGCCCTGCGCGAGCGGCACATGCGCCACTACACCGTCACGCTCGCCAGCCCGGAAGAAGCCGCCGCCTTCTCCCGGGATTTTGGCGGAAGCTCCGAGGGATGCACGGCCACCGTCTCGGCGTCGCAAAACCTCGAACGGATCTTCCTGGACTACTACAAGGAGCAGCGATGA
- a CDS encoding ATP-binding protein: protein MTFSTAPRQHLDDTWMETFTKLRMTAFGQTVISMANDSAFDEWTFSDKIIFAVEKEVAARAERRFAKLLKASMTPLPDACAADIRHTPKRNLTRELTSRLAHCQWIEHASNVVILGKSSVGKTYLACALLHEACKRDYSAKFFRTADLADQLAVLDRSDPARLKFINQIVGCDLLVLDDFLTTPISGETANELFNLLAAREGRGSTMVTSQFAPEDWYESMPDRVVAESLLNRLVGGAEIVNVDGPNMRLAPTVS, encoded by the coding sequence ATGACTTTTTCTACCGCACCACGTCAGCATCTAGACGACACGTGGATGGAAACCTTCACCAAGCTACGCATGACTGCCTTTGGCCAGACCGTTATCAGTATGGCCAATGACAGTGCCTTTGATGAGTGGACGTTTTCAGACAAGATCATCTTCGCTGTAGAAAAAGAGGTTGCAGCTCGAGCAGAGCGACGATTTGCAAAACTGCTCAAGGCATCAATGACACCCCTGCCCGATGCTTGTGCTGCTGATATCCGTCACACACCAAAGCGCAACCTCACCCGTGAGTTAACTAGCCGGCTAGCGCATTGTCAATGGATAGAACACGCCAGCAACGTCGTTATCCTGGGCAAATCATCAGTCGGAAAGACCTATCTAGCCTGCGCTCTCTTACACGAAGCATGTAAGCGGGACTATTCAGCCAAGTTCTTCCGAACCGCAGACCTAGCCGACCAACTGGCCGTACTCGACCGCAGCGATCCCGCACGGTTGAAATTCATCAACCAGATAGTTGGCTGTGACCTGCTCGTCCTCGATGACTTTCTCACCACTCCAATTAGTGGTGAAACCGCCAACGAGCTGTTCAATCTTCTAGCAGCACGAGAAGGCAGAGGATCGACCATGGTCACTTCCCAATTCGCCCCAGAAGACTGGTACGAATCAATGCCTGATCGAGTCGTGGCTGAATCCCTACTCAACCGCCTTGTCGGCGGGGCAGAAATCGTCAACGTCGACGGACCGAACATGAGGCTGGCACCAACAGTGTCCTAG
- the istA gene encoding IS21 family transposase, with translation MTDYRLIIKLLLQGLSYRQIQQRCGAAQATIAKARKAIDSHGITSELLESLDDSAITDLIGDGRLVVADDFVGIDFDVVIKARTGRNKTPLRVLWSTYLDQPAPRGLKFYSYERFRQLVAAHVATQGVTALIVHQPGHTMQVDWAGSTMAVVDPITAKRSKIHIFVASLPYSGMVFAHGFIDEKQPSWLEGHRLAFEYFGGVTEVVVPDNASTASNQIAKGERARRVNAKYEEFLEHYNTAALPTNPVRPREKGNVESGVKIVTNWVIRKLADVVFASLDDLNDAVAGQVEAINHRRPFRNQQRSRQDIFEELESDELGNLPATGWVDTVWKKSKVTPDWHITINTVKYSVPYQLVGRSVDVRIRGQILDVFADGQAQARHQVSVQRGAYVTDVEHAPPGMAQARNLWTPSYFVTQASRIGPYTRQAVEALLASKKITAQGFQPARNIIKLGKATENKLILEQACQRLLGDEGHRQRAISYTAVKNMMAVIRHEQSTRPTAPPTRESAPATPSQPAPSSRSQSRGMLGGREQFSLSALMKEGDN, from the coding sequence GTGACTGATTACCGGTTGATTATCAAGCTCCTGCTTCAGGGGCTCTCGTATCGGCAGATACAACAACGCTGTGGTGCTGCTCAGGCCACGATTGCCAAAGCGCGCAAAGCCATTGATTCCCATGGCATCACCAGTGAACTTTTAGAGTCGTTAGACGATTCGGCGATTACTGATCTCATTGGTGATGGTCGACTCGTAGTCGCTGATGACTTCGTTGGTATCGATTTCGATGTTGTGATCAAAGCTCGTACCGGCAGGAACAAGACTCCACTGCGAGTGCTGTGGTCGACCTATCTTGACCAACCAGCACCACGTGGTCTGAAGTTCTATAGCTATGAGCGCTTCCGCCAGCTGGTGGCTGCCCATGTTGCCACCCAAGGCGTGACCGCACTGATTGTGCACCAGCCGGGCCATACCATGCAGGTGGATTGGGCGGGGTCGACCATGGCAGTTGTTGATCCGATTACGGCTAAACGCAGCAAGATCCATATCTTTGTTGCTTCACTGCCGTATTCAGGAATGGTCTTTGCCCATGGCTTCATTGATGAAAAACAACCCTCGTGGCTGGAAGGGCACCGCTTGGCCTTCGAGTATTTCGGTGGCGTTACTGAGGTGGTTGTTCCTGATAATGCGTCTACGGCATCGAATCAGATTGCCAAAGGTGAACGCGCACGACGAGTCAACGCGAAGTATGAGGAATTTCTCGAGCACTACAACACTGCTGCTCTTCCAACTAATCCTGTTCGCCCACGTGAAAAAGGCAATGTGGAATCTGGAGTCAAGATTGTAACCAACTGGGTGATTCGCAAACTTGCCGATGTGGTCTTTGCCAGCCTTGACGACCTTAATGACGCGGTTGCCGGACAGGTTGAGGCGATTAATCATCGCCGCCCGTTTCGCAATCAGCAACGTAGCCGCCAGGATATCTTCGAAGAACTCGAATCTGACGAACTAGGTAATCTTCCTGCAACAGGGTGGGTAGATACCGTGTGGAAGAAGTCGAAAGTCACTCCTGACTGGCATATCACGATCAATACCGTGAAATACTCGGTGCCTTACCAGCTGGTGGGACGAAGTGTTGATGTGCGTATCCGTGGGCAGATCCTTGATGTCTTTGCCGATGGCCAAGCTCAGGCTCGTCACCAGGTCAGTGTCCAACGCGGTGCCTATGTCACCGATGTTGAACACGCTCCGCCGGGGATGGCCCAGGCTAGGAACCTATGGACACCGTCGTACTTTGTGACCCAAGCATCCCGGATTGGGCCGTATACCCGGCAAGCTGTTGAAGCGTTGTTGGCATCGAAAAAGATTACAGCCCAAGGCTTTCAACCAGCCCGCAACATCATCAAGCTAGGTAAAGCTACAGAGAATAAACTAATTCTCGAGCAAGCATGCCAGCGCCTTCTAGGAGATGAAGGCCACCGCCAACGAGCTATTAGCTACACCGCGGTCAAGAACATGATGGCAGTCATCCGCCATGAACAATCCACACGGCCAACCGCCCCGCCCACGCGGGAATCTGCACCAGCAACTCCATCACAGCCAGCACCGTCATCGCGTTCCCAATCACGCGGCATGCTCGGCGGGCGTGAGCAATTCTCACTGAGTGCTTTGATGAAAGAAGGAGACAACTAA
- a CDS encoding NUDIX hydrolase N-terminal domain-containing protein, whose translation MDDKWLSWATEIQAIAQAGLTYGQDAFDRERYLRLRQIAAQIIAEHTDLPVEKVVNLFCNEEGYQTPKLDTRAVIIRDQATAGDQAILLVRENDGRWAMPGGWADIGLTLRQNVEKETREEAGLDVVATRVLAIHNHATHNRPPLPWSIWKIFVACQVRGGEFVENVETTASGYFTLDELPPLAEGKTTREQIELCLALAADDTRPVEFD comes from the coding sequence ATGGACGATAAGTGGCTGAGCTGGGCAACCGAGATTCAGGCAATCGCGCAGGCGGGCCTGACATACGGCCAGGACGCCTTTGACCGCGAGCGCTATTTGCGCCTTCGGCAGATCGCAGCACAAATTATCGCCGAGCACACCGACCTGCCGGTGGAGAAGGTCGTCAACCTCTTCTGCAACGAGGAGGGTTACCAGACACCGAAACTGGATACCCGCGCGGTCATCATCCGCGACCAGGCCACCGCGGGTGACCAGGCCATTTTGCTCGTGCGTGAGAACGACGGCCGATGGGCCATGCCCGGTGGGTGGGCCGACATCGGACTGACGCTTCGCCAAAACGTGGAAAAGGAAACGAGGGAGGAGGCGGGCCTCGACGTCGTCGCCACCCGGGTCCTCGCGATCCATAACCACGCCACCCACAACCGTCCCCCATTGCCGTGGAGCATCTGGAAGATTTTTGTCGCCTGCCAGGTGCGTGGCGGGGAGTTTGTGGAGAACGTGGAGACGACGGCGTCGGGATACTTTACCCTCGATGAGCTTCCCCCGCTCGCCGAGGGTAAGACTACGCGCGAGCAGATTGAGCTGTGCCTCGCGCTCGCGGCGGATGACACCCGGCCGGTCGAGTTCGACTAG
- a CDS encoding ATP-binding cassette domain-containing protein, translating into MNEFRNYPDWLWALRYGWQASPAFATASTIALLCVALVPAVNVLLIRQLSSSLAHSDGAVALIILTGVVFGAGGAFQQVANTLSRVNAMKVNTFASDHFDSVLARRSANSYASESFMEKLRKARQCTVEGHVSSQFQATINILTATMTASTLALTLCDLSERAAMISVLAPIPTVVAYAWYGRQESRLWPDAAEKSRRSVYFQDQISYQSTGSELANLRASSFIASRSQEMRGLYRRIREKLEGLAVVSDAMSGLATTILFCLALIFLYRDSAQDVGAVFAGIVGLMSGIGAMAGIGYQVGELIISVPANRHFRDFLRTEDDHLPELDIESVQKFCASDVTVRYGDVVAVQLANLAAVQGALVAIVGENGSGKTSLIRAMMGTQPEVSGRLKIGELSVDLSSGAFRYPYAVIHQDYGHYELTVREFLTMGLNGEEISESQIVEALRFAEAYSFVSELAEGTRTLLGAQWGGVNLSGGQWQRLTIARAFLSNAPVWFLDEPTSAIDAPTEELIFEKFSREATRRIIILTTHRVSTLRSAGRIYVMQDGAIVEEGAFGELLSRGGEFNRMFHSQLENVADLNSGTILRD; encoded by the coding sequence ATGAACGAGTTTAGGAACTACCCAGATTGGCTGTGGGCCCTGCGCTACGGTTGGCAGGCGTCGCCGGCTTTTGCCACGGCGTCCACGATTGCTCTTCTCTGTGTCGCTCTCGTTCCAGCTGTTAACGTTTTGTTAATTCGGCAGCTCTCAAGCTCTCTAGCACATTCAGATGGCGCGGTCGCATTGATCATTTTAACTGGCGTTGTATTTGGCGCCGGAGGAGCCTTTCAACAAGTTGCCAACACTCTGTCGCGGGTCAATGCGATGAAGGTAAACACGTTCGCTTCAGACCACTTTGATTCTGTGCTCGCGCGTAGGTCAGCAAACTCTTACGCTTCAGAATCGTTTATGGAGAAACTCAGGAAAGCGCGTCAATGTACCGTTGAAGGGCACGTTTCATCTCAGTTTCAAGCGACGATCAATATCCTCACCGCGACGATGACGGCTTCTACTTTGGCTCTGACGTTGTGCGACTTGAGTGAGCGTGCAGCAATGATCAGCGTCTTGGCTCCCATACCTACTGTGGTTGCCTATGCGTGGTACGGCAGGCAAGAGTCCCGCCTTTGGCCCGATGCCGCGGAGAAGAGCCGACGTTCTGTGTATTTTCAGGATCAGATTTCATATCAGAGCACGGGAAGCGAATTGGCTAATCTCCGAGCATCATCTTTTATTGCTTCTCGGTCTCAAGAGATGAGGGGTCTTTATCGAAGAATACGGGAGAAGCTTGAAGGGTTGGCTGTCGTATCCGACGCTATGTCCGGTCTTGCCACAACGATTCTATTCTGCTTAGCCCTGATCTTTCTTTATAGGGATTCAGCTCAGGATGTTGGAGCGGTGTTTGCGGGCATCGTAGGTCTCATGAGCGGAATCGGAGCGATGGCAGGGATCGGCTATCAAGTTGGTGAGCTTATTATCTCCGTTCCAGCAAATCGGCATTTCCGGGATTTTCTGCGCACGGAAGATGATCACCTGCCCGAGTTAGATATTGAATCCGTCCAGAAATTCTGTGCTAGCGATGTGACGGTGAGATATGGAGATGTTGTAGCTGTCCAGTTGGCCAATCTTGCCGCTGTCCAGGGCGCCTTAGTGGCAATCGTTGGAGAAAATGGCTCGGGTAAGACTTCCTTGATTCGCGCGATGATGGGCACACAGCCCGAGGTTTCGGGTCGTTTGAAAATTGGCGAACTGAGCGTCGATCTCTCGTCTGGAGCTTTTCGTTATCCTTACGCCGTTATTCATCAAGATTACGGGCATTATGAGCTGACCGTACGAGAGTTTTTGACGATGGGTTTGAATGGGGAGGAAATATCGGAATCTCAGATAGTCGAAGCGTTGCGCTTCGCAGAGGCATACTCTTTTGTTTCAGAGCTTGCCGAAGGAACGCGGACTCTATTGGGTGCGCAATGGGGTGGCGTTAACCTCTCTGGCGGTCAATGGCAGAGATTGACTATCGCACGTGCGTTTCTCTCGAATGCACCTGTGTGGTTTCTTGACGAGCCTACGAGTGCAATTGATGCCCCCACAGAAGAGTTGATTTTTGAGAAATTCTCAAGAGAGGCTACAAGAAGGATCATCATCCTAACGACGCACCGAGTCTCGACTCTGCGGTCAGCAGGGCGCATCTATGTGATGCAGGACGGGGCGATTGTCGAAGAGGGGGCGTTCGGAGAACTCCTGTCGCGTGGGGGCGAGTTTAATCGAATGTTTCACTCCCAGTTGGAGAATGTGGCGGATTTAAACTCGGGCACGATCTTGAGGGATTAG
- a CDS encoding HPr family phosphocarrier protein — translation MITKTATIGSSVGLHARPAALFTSAVQGTDLDITISLGGEEADASSLLEVMTLGAQHGDVVTLKSEDDSAEAALAELAAMLERDLDAE, via the coding sequence ATGATCACCAAGACCGCGACGATCGGCTCCTCCGTCGGCCTACACGCCCGCCCCGCCGCACTCTTCACCTCCGCAGTGCAAGGCACCGACCTCGACATCACCATCTCGCTCGGCGGCGAGGAAGCTGATGCCAGCTCGCTACTCGAGGTCATGACCCTCGGCGCCCAACACGGCGACGTCGTCACCCTCAAAAGCGAGGACGACTCAGCCGAGGCAGCCCTCGCTGAGCTCGCAGCCATGCTCGAGCGAGACCTGGACGCTGAGTAA
- the ptsP gene encoding phosphoenolpyruvate--protein phosphotransferase — MAGRRTLFGIGVSAGFAAAPVVKVMEAPGFDPHEPPSTDPAGDGVRVREAMAAVAASLRERAETASETARPILEATAQLASDRALAKAADKKLKAGSGLTRAVHDAVEEYATLLANLGGYMAERVTDLYDVRDRTICMLRGMPMPGVPDVSEPAVLLACDLAPAETVGLNPEVIAGIITEGGGPTSHTAILAAQLGIPAVVKVPGAMEIEGGDVVAIDGGTGEVVVSPTAEDIETFEARAKMREAVLAQSVGPGMTEDGYPVSLLANIGTAADAEHAAAGDVEGAGLFRTEFLFLDRDSAPSLEEQTETYAQVLRAFGTRRVVVRTLDAGADKPLSFANLGEEENPALGRRGLRLSMAREDLMLTQLDALAAAYEATGKEADLRVMAPMVATMEETTWFAERARERGLPKVGIMIEIPAAAIRAKDLLSVADFASLGTNDLSQYTMAADRMQGALSDLLSPWQPAVLQMIKFACKGGDATGKPIGVCGEAGGDPLLALVLVGLGVSSLSMAPPKVAAVRAALRLHSRATCQQMAAYAVDAQTASDARAAVEQLAHPRMRGLL; from the coding sequence ATGGCGGGTCGTCGAACACTCTTTGGCATTGGCGTCTCGGCCGGTTTTGCTGCCGCCCCGGTCGTCAAGGTGATGGAAGCCCCCGGCTTCGACCCTCACGAACCGCCAAGCACGGACCCCGCCGGAGACGGCGTGCGCGTACGCGAGGCGATGGCCGCGGTGGCGGCGTCGTTGCGCGAACGCGCCGAGACCGCATCGGAGACCGCGCGCCCCATCCTTGAGGCCACAGCCCAGCTCGCCTCGGATCGCGCGCTGGCCAAGGCCGCGGACAAGAAGCTCAAGGCCGGCTCGGGCCTGACCCGCGCCGTCCACGACGCGGTTGAAGAGTACGCCACGCTGCTGGCCAACCTCGGCGGTTACATGGCCGAACGCGTCACCGACCTCTACGACGTGCGCGACCGGACAATCTGCATGCTGCGCGGCATGCCCATGCCGGGCGTACCCGACGTCAGCGAACCGGCGGTCCTCCTCGCCTGCGACCTCGCCCCAGCCGAAACCGTGGGGCTGAACCCCGAGGTCATCGCCGGGATCATCACCGAGGGAGGCGGGCCGACCAGCCACACGGCGATCCTCGCCGCCCAGCTTGGCATCCCTGCCGTTGTCAAGGTGCCGGGTGCGATGGAGATCGAGGGAGGCGACGTCGTCGCGATCGATGGTGGCACCGGCGAAGTGGTCGTCAGCCCCACCGCGGAAGACATCGAGACGTTCGAGGCGCGGGCGAAGATGCGCGAAGCGGTCCTCGCGCAGTCGGTCGGGCCGGGAATGACGGAGGACGGCTACCCCGTCTCGCTGCTGGCCAACATCGGTACGGCGGCCGACGCCGAACACGCCGCCGCGGGCGACGTGGAGGGAGCCGGCCTGTTCCGCACCGAATTCCTGTTCCTTGACCGCGATTCGGCGCCCTCCCTTGAGGAGCAGACGGAGACGTATGCACAGGTGCTTCGGGCGTTCGGCACCCGGCGCGTCGTCGTACGCACGCTTGACGCCGGCGCGGACAAGCCGCTGAGCTTCGCCAATCTCGGCGAGGAGGAGAACCCGGCGCTCGGCCGGCGCGGCCTGCGACTGTCCATGGCCCGCGAGGACCTCATGCTCACCCAACTCGACGCGCTTGCCGCGGCCTACGAGGCCACCGGCAAGGAGGCCGACCTGCGGGTGATGGCGCCGATGGTGGCGACGATGGAGGAGACCACCTGGTTCGCGGAGCGTGCCCGCGAGCGCGGACTGCCCAAGGTTGGCATCATGATCGAGATTCCCGCCGCGGCGATCCGGGCCAAGGACCTGCTCTCGGTGGCTGACTTCGCCTCGCTGGGCACCAACGACCTCTCGCAGTACACGATGGCTGCGGACCGCATGCAGGGCGCGCTGTCTGACCTGCTCTCACCGTGGCAGCCCGCCGTGCTGCAGATGATCAAGTTCGCCTGCAAGGGCGGCGACGCCACGGGCAAGCCGATCGGCGTGTGCGGCGAGGCGGGAGGCGATCCGCTGCTCGCGTTGGTGCTGGTCGGACTGGGTGTGAGCTCGCTGTCGATGGCACCGCCGAAGGTGGCGGCCGTGCGTGCGGCCCTGCGTCTGCACTCGCGCGCCACCTGCCAACAGATGGCTGCCTATGCGGTGGATGCGCAAACCGCGTCTGACGCGCGTGCTGCTGTCGAGCAGTTGGCTCACCCCAGGATGAGAGGGCTGTTGTAG